One part of the Microbacterium aurugineum genome encodes these proteins:
- a CDS encoding SOS response-associated peptidase, producing the protein MCASYGLDPRFTDDAYRDALDADVLEGLRSWAAGNDGEILRPTGKNLRNLNPIITDPSTVQLAWWGYLVNGAPASFASINTRSERLATAKGALPDRAIVPVSFWREMAKPSRIWHHFTAPDDGLLGLAAVTRPGRTADGVDYTCYSIVMQPAAGHLAHIHDRMPLLINPGFAEEWLTTPNAPGELINAAVAAAAPINERIRVEPADGRSS; encoded by the coding sequence ATGTGCGCGAGCTATGGCCTCGATCCCCGGTTCACCGACGACGCCTATCGGGATGCGCTCGATGCCGACGTCCTCGAGGGGCTCCGCTCGTGGGCAGCGGGCAATGACGGCGAGATTCTGCGCCCCACGGGAAAGAACCTGCGCAACCTGAACCCGATCATCACCGACCCCTCCACTGTGCAGCTCGCTTGGTGGGGGTATCTGGTCAACGGTGCGCCCGCGAGCTTCGCGTCGATCAACACCCGATCGGAACGACTCGCCACTGCCAAGGGAGCACTCCCCGATCGCGCGATCGTGCCGGTCTCGTTCTGGCGAGAGATGGCCAAGCCGTCCCGCATCTGGCACCACTTCACCGCGCCCGATGACGGTCTCCTCGGGCTGGCAGCGGTCACTCGGCCCGGACGCACCGCCGACGGTGTCGACTACACCTGCTACAGCATCGTGATGCAACCCGCTGCGGGGCATCTGGCGCACATCCACGACCGGATGCCCTTGCTCATCAATCCGGGTTTCGCCGAAGAATGGCTCACGACGCCGAACGCACCCGGGGAGTTGATCAACGCGGCCGTCGCGGCTGCCGCTCCGATCAATGAGCGGATCCGTGTGGAACCGGCCGACGGGCGATCCTCGTGA
- a CDS encoding arsenate reductase ArsC, protein MTDTTTAKPSVLFVCVHNAGRSQMAAGFLRDIAGDRIEVRSAGSMPADQINPTAVEAMQELGIDITAEQPKVLTTEAVQASDVVITMGCGDACPFFPGKRYEDWKLDDPAGQGIDAVRPIRDDIRARIEQLVNELV, encoded by the coding sequence ATGACTGACACGACCACCGCCAAGCCCTCCGTCCTCTTCGTCTGCGTGCACAACGCCGGACGCTCGCAGATGGCCGCCGGGTTCCTCCGCGACATCGCCGGCGACCGCATCGAGGTCCGCTCCGCCGGCTCCATGCCCGCCGACCAGATCAACCCGACCGCGGTCGAGGCGATGCAGGAACTCGGCATCGACATCACCGCCGAGCAGCCCAAGGTACTGACGACCGAGGCCGTACAGGCGTCCGACGTCGTGATCACGATGGGGTGCGGCGACGCCTGCCCGTTCTTCCCCGGCAAGCGCTACGAGGACTGGAAGCTCGACGACCCGGCGGGCCAGGGCATCGATGCTGTCCGTCCGATCCGCGACGACATCCGCGCACGCATCGAGCAGTTGGTGAACGAGCTGGTCTAG
- the ppk2 gene encoding polyphosphate kinase 2 encodes MGASDVAAVATEGQHGHPPTEKLSAAAYEREKRLLQIELLKLQSHVKSASERVLVLFEGRDAAGKGGAITRFMEHLNPRGARVVALDKPTDAERTQWYFQRYVAHLPSGGEIVLMDRSWYNRAGVERVMGYCSSADYEEFLQTAPSFERMLVGSGIRLVKLWFSVGEAEQRRRFRRRSADPLTQWKLSPTDLAGVDRWADYTAAEEAMFIHTDTSAAPWIVIASDDKKRARLEAMRCVLARFDYPGKDPLIAHAPDPRLVGRPSQVRLEEEASGNAQGTAGGYDRHDSYRQ; translated from the coding sequence ATGGGCGCATCGGACGTGGCCGCGGTCGCGACGGAGGGGCAGCACGGCCATCCGCCCACCGAGAAGCTCTCCGCGGCGGCATACGAACGCGAGAAGCGACTGCTCCAGATCGAACTCCTCAAACTCCAATCCCATGTCAAGAGCGCTTCCGAACGTGTGCTCGTCCTGTTCGAAGGGAGGGATGCGGCAGGCAAGGGAGGGGCGATCACGCGCTTCATGGAACACCTCAATCCGCGCGGGGCGCGGGTCGTCGCTCTCGACAAGCCCACGGATGCCGAGCGCACCCAGTGGTACTTCCAGCGCTATGTCGCACACCTGCCGTCCGGCGGCGAGATCGTGCTGATGGACCGCTCCTGGTACAACCGTGCCGGTGTCGAGCGGGTGATGGGCTACTGCTCGTCCGCCGACTACGAGGAGTTCCTGCAGACGGCTCCCTCGTTCGAGCGGATGCTCGTGGGATCGGGCATCCGTCTCGTCAAGCTCTGGTTCTCCGTCGGCGAGGCGGAGCAGAGGCGCCGGTTCCGGCGACGCAGCGCGGATCCGCTCACGCAATGGAAGCTGAGTCCGACGGATCTCGCCGGCGTCGATCGGTGGGCGGACTACACGGCGGCAGAGGAGGCGATGTTCATCCACACCGACACATCGGCCGCCCCGTGGATCGTCATCGCCTCGGACGACAAGAAGCGAGCGCGGCTCGAGGCCATGAGATGCGTTCTCGCCCGATTCGACTACCCCGGCAAGGACCCCCTGATCGCTCATGCTCCCGATCCGCGTCTCGTCGGGCGCCCGTCGCAGGTCCGGCTCGAGGAGGAGGCGAGCGGGAATGCGCAAGGCACCGCGGGCGGTTATGACCGACATGACTCGTATCGGCAGTAG
- a CDS encoding ABC transporter ATP-binding protein, with the protein MITAEGLTKRFGDKTAVDDVSFTVKPGSVTGFLGPNGAGKSTTMRMIVGLDRPTSGRAAVAGREYRKLRAPLTEVGVLLDAKAVHTGRTARNHLRAMAATHGISSSRVDEVIDLAGIGSVARKRAGKFSLGMGQRLGIASALLGDPHTLILDEPVNGLDPEGVRWVRQFVRHAASEGRTVLLSSHLMSEMAQTADHVIVMGRGRVLADAALADLVRSWTRNTVRVRTPRPADLAAAVGGPDVEIVSSAPDLLDIVGLPAARIGDLAADRGIPLHELTPTTGSLEDAYLALTGDSVEYRTKEIS; encoded by the coding sequence ATGATCACAGCAGAAGGCCTCACGAAGAGGTTCGGAGACAAGACCGCCGTCGACGACGTGTCGTTCACCGTCAAGCCGGGCAGCGTCACCGGGTTCCTCGGACCGAACGGCGCGGGCAAGTCCACCACCATGCGGATGATCGTCGGGCTGGATCGCCCGACCTCCGGCCGCGCCGCCGTCGCCGGTCGTGAGTACCGCAAGTTGCGCGCGCCCCTCACCGAGGTCGGCGTGCTGCTCGACGCGAAGGCCGTGCACACCGGCCGCACCGCGCGCAATCACCTTCGCGCGATGGCGGCTACCCACGGCATCTCCTCCTCGCGGGTGGACGAGGTGATCGACCTCGCGGGTATCGGCTCCGTCGCCCGCAAGCGGGCGGGCAAGTTCTCCCTCGGGATGGGACAGCGCCTCGGCATCGCCTCGGCACTGCTCGGCGACCCGCACACGCTGATCCTCGACGAGCCCGTCAACGGCCTCGACCCGGAGGGTGTCCGCTGGGTGCGCCAGTTCGTCCGGCATGCGGCTTCCGAAGGGCGCACCGTGCTGCTCTCGAGTCACTTGATGAGCGAGATGGCGCAGACGGCGGATCACGTCATCGTCATGGGTCGCGGTCGGGTGCTCGCGGATGCGGCCCTGGCCGACCTCGTGCGTTCCTGGACCAGGAACACCGTGCGGGTTCGCACGCCCCGACCGGCTGACCTGGCCGCGGCCGTGGGCGGCCCGGATGTGGAGATCGTGAGCTCCGCTCCTGATCTGCTCGACATCGTGGGACTGCCCGCCGCACGCATCGGCGACCTGGCCGCCGATCGTGGCATCCCGCTACACGAACTCACCCCCACCACCGGTTCGCTCGAAGACGCGTACCTCGCCCTCACCGGCGACTCCGTCGAGTACCGCACCAAGGAGATCTCATGA
- a CDS encoding DUF7882 family protein has protein sequence MGTIQYGNGEEIHIEDRALAHLKVVIATKLRRNESFTLSWRHPDGEPAGRSTIWLHPSIPLRFTFEAPEAPQLNPTWIQNLMHSASSTGGISLVDEVLDVPQEA, from the coding sequence ATGGGAACGATCCAGTACGGCAACGGCGAAGAGATCCACATCGAGGACCGCGCGCTCGCCCATCTGAAGGTGGTCATCGCGACCAAGCTCCGCCGCAACGAGAGCTTCACCCTGTCCTGGCGTCATCCCGATGGCGAACCCGCCGGACGCTCGACGATCTGGCTGCACCCGTCCATTCCGCTGCGTTTCACCTTCGAGGCACCCGAGGCACCGCAGCTGAATCCGACCTGGATCCAGAACCTGATGCACTCCGCGAGCTCGACGGGCGGAATCAGCCTCGTCGACGAGGTGCTCGACGTGCCGCAAGAGGCGTGA
- the arsB gene encoding ACR3 family arsenite efflux transporter, protein MAPIAEATLPASTPTARRLSTLDRWLPLWIGLAMIGGIVIGRFIPGVSDLLARLEVGGISIPIALGLLVMMYPVLAKVRYDKVAAVTGDKKLLISSLALNWLVGPALMFVLAWAFLPDLPEYRTGLIIVGLARCIAMVVIWNDLACGDREAAAVLVAINSVFQVIAFSLLGWFYLTVLPGWLGLDSQGLDISLGQIALNVLIFLGIPLVAGFASRFFGERTKGRDWYGDSFLPKIGPWALYGLLFTIVLLFALQGEQVTSRPWDVARIALPLLVYFGVMWFLGLLTGKTLGLGYARSSTLAFTAAGNNFELAIAVAIGTFGATSGQALAGVVGPLIEVPVLVGLVYVSLWAARRWFHTDPFTAGRIPS, encoded by the coding sequence ATCGCGCCGATCGCCGAGGCCACCCTGCCGGCCTCCACGCCAACCGCCCGCCGACTGTCGACCCTCGATCGGTGGCTGCCACTCTGGATCGGACTGGCCATGATCGGCGGCATCGTCATCGGCCGCTTCATCCCCGGGGTCTCCGACCTCCTGGCCCGCCTCGAGGTCGGTGGGATCTCGATCCCGATCGCCCTCGGCCTGCTGGTGATGATGTACCCGGTGCTCGCGAAGGTCCGCTACGACAAGGTCGCCGCCGTCACCGGCGACAAGAAACTCCTCATCTCGTCGCTGGCGCTCAACTGGCTCGTGGGCCCGGCGCTGATGTTCGTCCTCGCGTGGGCTTTCCTGCCCGATCTGCCCGAGTACCGCACCGGCCTCATCATCGTGGGGCTCGCGCGCTGCATCGCGATGGTCGTCATCTGGAACGACCTCGCCTGCGGCGACCGCGAAGCCGCAGCCGTGCTCGTCGCCATCAACTCGGTCTTCCAGGTCATCGCCTTCTCACTCCTCGGCTGGTTCTACCTCACTGTCCTCCCCGGCTGGCTCGGACTCGACTCGCAGGGCTTGGACATCTCGCTCGGACAGATCGCGCTCAATGTCCTGATCTTCCTCGGCATCCCCCTCGTCGCGGGATTCGCCTCCCGCTTCTTCGGAGAGCGCACGAAGGGACGCGACTGGTACGGAGACAGCTTCCTCCCGAAGATCGGCCCCTGGGCGCTCTACGGCCTCCTGTTCACGATCGTTCTGCTGTTCGCTCTCCAGGGGGAACAGGTCACGAGTCGTCCCTGGGACGTCGCCAGGATCGCGCTCCCACTCCTGGTGTACTTCGGCGTCATGTGGTTCCTCGGCCTCCTCACGGGGAAGACTCTCGGCCTCGGATACGCACGATCGTCGACCCTGGCTTTCACCGCCGCCGGCAACAACTTCGAACTCGCGATCGCGGTCGCCATCGGCACCTTCGGCGCGACATCCGGCCAGGCGCTCGCCGGCGTCGTCGGCCCGCTGATCGAAGTCCCGGTTCTCGTCGGGCTCGTCTATGTCTCGCTCTGGGCCGCCCGGCGCTGGTTCCATACCGATCCATTCACCGCTGGAAGGATTCCGTCATGA
- a CDS encoding ABC transporter permease translates to MTTTQAPAPTRPRVDTGRRLTFVRALRGEWIKLATLRSTWWSIGIAAALTIGIAVLIAQAVDMPGFEPIQAVIMPIQFTMLLAGIIGAISVTGEYSTGMIRSTLTANPIRGSVLAAKSIVLAVFLFLSSLIIFALAAAAVSLVVAPRDQSIDWSDPSMSLLPIVVASLSMAVFALIGVSFGFILRSGAGAIAATVGVLFVLPIVASFFTFAGETWAWLVDAANYLPVAAAQSAILPSDGAPLDTPVVFLTLACWVAGGALVAWAVLRTRDA, encoded by the coding sequence ATGACCACGACACAGGCACCCGCTCCCACGCGGCCGCGCGTCGACACCGGTCGACGCCTGACGTTCGTGCGCGCACTGCGCGGCGAGTGGATCAAGCTCGCCACCCTGCGCTCCACCTGGTGGTCCATCGGGATCGCCGCGGCTCTCACCATCGGGATCGCCGTGCTCATCGCACAGGCGGTCGACATGCCGGGCTTCGAGCCGATCCAGGCCGTCATCATGCCGATCCAGTTCACCATGCTGCTCGCCGGCATCATCGGCGCGATCTCGGTCACCGGGGAGTACTCCACCGGCATGATCCGCTCGACCCTGACGGCCAACCCGATCCGCGGATCCGTGCTGGCGGCGAAGTCGATCGTGCTCGCCGTGTTCCTGTTCCTGTCGTCGCTGATCATCTTCGCCCTCGCGGCAGCCGCGGTCTCTCTCGTCGTGGCACCGCGCGACCAGAGCATCGATTGGTCAGACCCATCGATGTCGCTGCTCCCGATCGTCGTGGCCTCGCTCTCGATGGCGGTCTTCGCCCTGATCGGTGTGTCGTTCGGATTCATCCTGCGCTCCGGCGCGGGTGCGATCGCCGCGACCGTCGGTGTGCTGTTCGTACTGCCGATCGTGGCGAGCTTCTTCACCTTCGCCGGCGAGACCTGGGCATGGCTCGTCGATGCCGCGAACTACCTCCCGGTGGCAGCCGCGCAGAGCGCCATCCTGCCCAGTGATGGCGCCCCGCTCGATACTCCTGTGGTCTTCCTGACGCTGGCCTGCTGGGTCGCCGGCGGCGCCCTCGTGGCCTGGGCGGTTCTGCGCACCCGCGACGCGTAG
- a CDS encoding response regulator transcription factor, whose protein sequence is MTDAIRVLLVDDQELIRVGFRMVLEAEGDIVVVGEAADGRAAIMQSRSLAPDLVLMDIRMPELDGIAATETIVREHPQTKVLVLTTFDLDEYAFGAIRAGASGFLLKDAQRQEMISAVRAVHRGDAALSPRVTRMLLEHVTPHLGPSATPAPDAAESAALASLTERERDVFLAIGRGLTNAEIAQTLYVGESTVKTHVGRVLTKLAARDRIHAVILAHRLGLVGD, encoded by the coding sequence ATGACAGACGCGATCAGAGTGCTCCTGGTGGACGATCAGGAGCTCATCCGAGTCGGGTTCCGCATGGTTCTCGAAGCCGAGGGCGACATCGTCGTGGTCGGTGAGGCCGCCGACGGGAGAGCCGCGATCATGCAGAGCAGGAGCCTCGCCCCCGACCTCGTGCTGATGGACATCCGCATGCCGGAACTGGATGGCATCGCGGCCACCGAGACGATCGTGCGCGAACATCCGCAGACGAAAGTGCTCGTGCTGACCACCTTCGACCTCGACGAATACGCCTTCGGCGCCATCCGCGCGGGCGCGAGCGGCTTCCTGCTGAAGGATGCGCAGCGACAGGAGATGATCTCTGCCGTGCGCGCCGTGCACCGCGGAGATGCCGCCCTCTCACCGCGCGTCACACGGATGCTGCTCGAGCACGTGACGCCGCACCTGGGCCCCTCCGCGACCCCGGCGCCCGACGCGGCGGAGAGCGCCGCGCTCGCCTCCTTGACCGAACGAGAGCGCGATGTGTTCCTGGCGATCGGACGCGGCCTCACCAATGCCGAGATCGCCCAGACGCTCTACGTGGGCGAGTCCACCGTGAAGACGCATGTGGGCCGGGTACTGACCAAGCTCGCCGCCCGCGACCGCATCCACGCGGTGATCCTGGCCCACCGACTCGGCCTCGTCGGCGACTAG
- a CDS encoding metalloregulator ArsR/SmtB family transcription factor, whose protein sequence is MNVTLTTADDTCSPVATHAIGLDAASSVAATLKALSDPLRLRMLSAIASDPRGESCVCDLAELAEVSQPTISHHLKVLKDVDVLTSERRGTWVWYRITPNRRSAVTALLESFAPATLAPGGVTGDHDHPRPDFDARVTRLADELAAEIPDLDPDVVLTIVRESYTALARTARVTSALVPLTERFARQRLADLTRDRDASVPQVLFVCVANAGRSQLAAALVNTLAAGKVVARSAGSAPADIIHPHVRSILAEIEGDRAAERFPKPLTDDAVRAADVVITMGCGDVCPIIPGVRYDDWAVGDPALASREGVEAIRDDIAARVRALVDDLLS, encoded by the coding sequence ATGAACGTCACCCTGACCACCGCGGACGACACTTGCAGTCCCGTCGCCACCCACGCCATCGGACTCGACGCGGCGTCCTCGGTCGCAGCGACGTTGAAGGCTCTGTCGGATCCGCTGCGGCTGCGGATGCTGTCCGCCATCGCCTCCGACCCGCGCGGGGAGTCGTGTGTCTGCGATCTCGCCGAGCTCGCAGAGGTCTCGCAACCGACGATTTCTCACCACCTCAAAGTGCTCAAGGACGTGGATGTCCTCACCTCCGAGCGGCGAGGAACCTGGGTCTGGTATCGGATCACCCCGAACCGCCGCAGCGCGGTCACAGCTCTGCTGGAGTCGTTCGCGCCCGCGACGCTCGCACCCGGGGGTGTCACCGGCGACCACGATCACCCGCGACCGGACTTCGACGCCCGCGTGACCCGTCTCGCGGACGAGCTCGCGGCGGAAATCCCCGACCTCGACCCCGACGTGGTGCTCACCATCGTCCGTGAGTCGTACACCGCGCTCGCGCGCACCGCCAGGGTCACTTCCGCCCTCGTTCCTCTGACCGAGCGCTTCGCGCGTCAGCGACTCGCGGACCTCACTCGTGACCGCGATGCGTCCGTCCCCCAGGTGCTCTTCGTCTGCGTCGCCAACGCCGGACGCTCGCAGCTCGCCGCCGCGCTCGTCAACACGCTCGCCGCCGGCAAGGTCGTCGCACGCTCGGCAGGATCCGCTCCCGCGGACATCATCCACCCGCACGTCCGCTCGATCCTCGCCGAGATCGAAGGCGACCGGGCTGCCGAGCGCTTCCCGAAGCCGCTCACCGACGACGCCGTCCGCGCGGCCGACGTCGTCATCACGATGGGCTGTGGCGACGTCTGCCCGATCATCCCCGGCGTGCGCTACGACGACTGGGCCGTCGGTGATCCCGCCCTCGCGTCGCGGGAAGGCGTCGAAGCCATCCGCGACGACATCGCCGCCCGCGTGCGCGCCCTCGTCGACGACCTTCTCTCTTGA
- a CDS encoding sensor histidine kinase, translating into MRRTRSRSDSVREDEELRLPRAPGLFRRFWARHPVLADVLLALLCLLLSLVPAGRLLDDSIPEATAIAINIATLSMVVLACSTLLWRRRAPLAPFVASVVLGTVGLFTGLSGGLILLLVACYGLAVYRSSRAAWTWYGIGAAWFVGLTTLLMLSGGVVLQSGLDTALSYIVLGLIGTLIGVNVGGRKRYLSAVIDRSRQLLVERDQQAKLAAASERARIAREMHDIVSHSLTVIVALSEGGAATSDREQARKAALSTAETARAALTEMRSMLGVLRGDDSPLPLAPLQPVPPRDTVEAAQRAGFPATLTVVGQPDVSPAVAHAIGRIVQEGVTNAMRHAPTASAITVRLDYAPETATIEIVNDGVTGEVGSAGFGVRGLSERAAHVHGTLQSGPAGEGRWVLQAVLPTGGSAPGAGSESMGGDR; encoded by the coding sequence GTGAGGAGAACGCGAAGCCGCAGCGACTCGGTCCGTGAGGACGAGGAGCTGCGGCTTCCGCGTGCGCCCGGGCTCTTCCGGCGCTTCTGGGCGCGGCACCCGGTGCTCGCCGATGTGCTGCTCGCGCTTCTCTGTCTCCTCCTCTCGCTCGTCCCCGCCGGGCGACTCCTGGACGATTCGATCCCCGAGGCGACCGCCATCGCGATCAACATCGCCACGCTGTCGATGGTGGTCCTCGCCTGCAGCACCCTGCTCTGGCGGCGCCGGGCGCCGCTGGCCCCCTTCGTCGCGTCGGTGGTCCTGGGCACCGTGGGCCTGTTCACGGGGTTGTCCGGCGGGCTGATCCTTCTGCTCGTCGCCTGCTACGGCCTGGCGGTCTATCGCTCCTCCCGCGCCGCCTGGACCTGGTACGGAATCGGCGCCGCGTGGTTCGTCGGCCTCACCACTCTGCTCATGCTCTCGGGCGGGGTCGTGCTCCAGAGCGGGCTCGACACCGCCCTCAGTTACATCGTGCTCGGCTTGATCGGCACGCTCATCGGCGTCAACGTCGGAGGACGCAAGCGCTACCTCTCCGCCGTCATCGATCGCTCCCGACAGCTCCTCGTCGAACGCGACCAGCAGGCCAAGTTGGCGGCCGCCTCCGAGCGCGCACGCATCGCCCGCGAGATGCATGACATCGTGTCGCATTCGCTGACCGTGATCGTGGCGCTCTCCGAGGGCGGCGCGGCGACGTCGGACCGCGAGCAGGCGCGCAAGGCCGCGCTCTCGACGGCGGAGACCGCTCGTGCCGCGCTCACCGAGATGCGGTCGATGTTGGGCGTCCTGCGTGGCGACGATTCACCGCTGCCTCTCGCGCCGCTGCAGCCGGTACCGCCCCGGGACACCGTCGAAGCCGCGCAACGCGCCGGCTTTCCGGCCACGCTCACCGTGGTGGGGCAGCCCGATGTCTCCCCCGCAGTCGCACACGCGATCGGTCGCATCGTCCAGGAGGGCGTGACCAACGCGATGCGCCATGCACCGACCGCGTCGGCGATCACCGTACGCCTGGACTACGCACCGGAGACGGCGACGATCGAGATCGTGAACGACGGCGTCACGGGCGAGGTCGGATCCGCCGGTTTCGGTGTCCGCGGACTGTCCGAACGTGCGGCCCATGTGCACGGCACGCTGCAATCGGGGCCGGCCGGTGAAGGACGGTGGGTGCTGCAGGCCGTGCTACCGACAGGGGGAAGCGCTCCCGGCGCCGGGAGCGAGTCGATGGGGGGCGACAGATGA
- the trxB gene encoding thioredoxin-disulfide reductase, producing the protein MSIQEVELVIIGSGPAGYTAAVYAARAGLTPVVLAGSVTAGGALMTTTEVENFPGFVDGIQGPELMESMRAQAERFGARILLDDAVLVDLDGPIKTVETGAGETFLARAVILSMGSAYRKLGIPDEERLTGRGVSWCATCDGFFFREQEVVVVGGGDSAMEEALFLTRFASKVTVVHRRAEFRASKIMAQRVLDHPKIEVAWNSEVASLIGAEKVEAVALRDTVSGVERELAATGVFVAIGHDPRSEIVTGLVGTDADGYVLVEHPSTRTNLAGVFAAGDLVDHTYRQAITAAGTGCAAAQDAQHYLAALDEVAPLSRRTEEVFA; encoded by the coding sequence ATGTCGATTCAAGAGGTTGAACTGGTCATCATCGGGTCCGGCCCTGCCGGATACACCGCCGCCGTGTACGCGGCGCGCGCGGGACTCACCCCCGTGGTGCTTGCCGGTTCCGTGACGGCCGGCGGCGCGCTGATGACCACGACGGAGGTCGAGAACTTCCCCGGGTTCGTCGACGGCATCCAAGGACCCGAGCTGATGGAATCGATGCGCGCGCAGGCCGAGCGCTTCGGTGCCCGCATCCTTCTCGACGACGCCGTTCTGGTCGACCTCGACGGCCCCATCAAGACGGTCGAGACGGGGGCTGGGGAGACATTCCTCGCTCGCGCAGTCATCCTGTCCATGGGCTCCGCGTACCGCAAGCTCGGCATCCCCGACGAGGAGCGACTCACCGGACGCGGGGTCTCTTGGTGCGCCACTTGCGACGGTTTCTTCTTCCGTGAGCAAGAGGTCGTCGTGGTCGGCGGCGGGGACTCCGCCATGGAGGAGGCGCTGTTCCTCACTCGCTTCGCGTCGAAGGTCACCGTCGTCCACCGTCGCGCCGAGTTCCGGGCCTCGAAGATCATGGCACAGCGCGTACTCGACCACCCGAAGATCGAAGTGGCATGGAACAGCGAAGTCGCGAGCCTCATCGGCGCCGAGAAGGTCGAAGCAGTCGCACTGCGCGATACCGTCTCGGGCGTCGAGCGGGAGCTGGCGGCAACGGGAGTCTTCGTCGCGATCGGTCATGACCCGCGCTCCGAGATCGTCACCGGCCTCGTCGGCACCGATGCTGACGGCTACGTGCTCGTCGAGCACCCCTCGACCCGCACAAACCTCGCTGGAGTCTTCGCCGCCGGCGATCTCGTCGACCACACCTACCGTCAGGCGATCACCGCCGCAGGTACCGGCTGCGCGGCAGCGCAGGATGCTCAGCACTACCTCGCCGCGCTTGACGAAGTCGCCCCCCTTTCGCGCCGGACCGAGGAGGTCTTCGCGTGA
- a CDS encoding aldo/keto reductase — protein MTRIGSSDLDVLPLSLGGNVFGWTADRDTSFAVLDAFVDGGGDFIDTADSYSSWVAGNEGGESETIVGEWLASRKPAGIVVATKVSQHPQFRGLSAGNIRKAAEASLMRLGVDELDLYYAHFDDETVPLEETVAAFGQLVADGQVRHVAVSNYSADRIREWIEIARRTGAAVPVAVQPHYNLVHRNEVEEAIIPVAEEFGLGLVPYYSLASGFLTGKYRSTDAAGQASPRAQGAAKYATEAGLRIIDALEEIGDAHGESIAATSLAWLRAQPTVVAPIASARSVEQVPDLLAGARLELSPEEVAVLDQVSEWSPAQA, from the coding sequence ATGACTCGTATCGGCAGTAGTGATCTTGACGTGCTCCCGCTCTCGCTCGGCGGCAATGTGTTCGGCTGGACGGCCGACCGCGACACCTCCTTCGCGGTGCTCGACGCCTTCGTGGACGGGGGCGGCGACTTCATCGACACCGCCGACTCCTACAGCTCCTGGGTGGCGGGCAACGAGGGCGGGGAGAGCGAGACCATCGTCGGCGAATGGTTGGCCTCCCGCAAGCCCGCCGGTATCGTCGTCGCGACCAAGGTCAGCCAGCACCCGCAGTTCCGAGGGCTGTCCGCGGGCAACATCCGCAAGGCGGCCGAGGCATCGCTGATGCGCCTGGGCGTCGACGAGCTCGATCTGTATTACGCGCACTTCGATGACGAGACCGTCCCGCTGGAGGAGACCGTCGCCGCGTTCGGCCAGCTCGTCGCGGATGGCCAGGTGCGGCACGTCGCCGTCTCGAACTACTCAGCCGATCGGATCCGGGAATGGATCGAGATCGCCCGACGCACCGGAGCGGCCGTGCCGGTCGCCGTGCAGCCGCACTACAACCTCGTGCACCGCAACGAGGTCGAGGAGGCGATCATCCCGGTCGCCGAGGAGTTCGGGCTCGGGCTCGTCCCCTACTACTCTCTCGCGAGCGGATTCCTCACCGGCAAATACCGTTCGACGGATGCCGCGGGCCAGGCCTCTCCGCGCGCACAGGGCGCCGCGAAGTACGCCACCGAGGCCGGCCTGCGGATCATCGACGCGCTGGAGGAGATCGGCGATGCCCACGGCGAGTCGATCGCGGCGACCTCGCTCGCCTGGTTGCGTGCGCAGCCCACCGTCGTCGCACCGATCGCCAGCGCCCGCTCGGTCGAGCAGGTGCCGGACCTGCTCGCGGGAGCACGCCTCGAACTCTCCCCGGAAGAGGTGGCCGTGCTCGATCAGGTCTCGGAGTGGAGTCCCGCCCAGGCGTGA